TCATGTAATTGGAGTCATATGGTATTTGTCCtttggtgtctggcttatttcacttagcacagtgttttgagggtttgtccatgttgtagcatgggtatttcattcccttttatccACTGTagatacatatatgcacacacaccatttttgtttattcattcacctgttggtgaatatttgaattgtttcttctatttggctcttgtgactaatgctgcaataaacactggTTTAAAGGCATCAGCTTGAggccctgttttcaattcttttggggaTAGACctgcagtggaattgctgggtcatacaaTAATTCCATGTTTAACTTTATGAAAAATGTCACTGGGATTTTATACAATTCTATGTTCTGCCTCAGTTATAGGAGCATGATCTTCTGAACTCAGGGAGGCCCCAGTACCCCTGGGAGCACTTAGTGATGTGACTCAGGACAGGAGCCTTTAGGCCATATTTCTGGTTCCTAGGGCCTTTCTTGTCATGGGGCTGAGATGAACCCTCAGCTCTCAGACAGGGAGGCTCTGGGCTGGTTCTCTCTACAGATGGCCTGTATTTTCTCTGTACTGAGAATGGTGTTATCTACCAGACCTTCTGTGACATGATCTCTGGGGGTGGCGGCTGGACCCTGGTGGCCAGCGTGCACGAGAATGACATGCGTGGGAAGTGCACAGTGGGCGATCGCTGGTCCAGTCAGCAGGGCAGCAAAGCAGACTACCCAGAGGGGGACGGCAACTGGGCCAACTACAACACCTTTGGATCTGCAGAGGCGGCCACGAGCGATGACTACAAGGTTGGTGCCACTTCTTAACCACTCGGGTGAgggtgaggagtggagtgtggCTGGCCACAATCCTGCAGGAGGGATGGCTGGAAGGTAGGGATGTGGGATGGgatggagaagaagagagaaatacttacatctttttttttttttcttgagatgaagtctcactctgttgcccaggttggagtgcagtggtgtgatcttggctcatagcagccactgcctcctgggttcacgtgatcctctgcctcaaaagtagctgggattgcaagcgcccactaccatactcggctaatttttgtacttttagtagagacggggtttcaccatgttggccaggctcgtcttgaactcctgacctcaagtgatctgcccgccttggtctcccaaagtgctgggattataggcatgagaaaCCACGCCCCGCCAACTTACACTTTGAATCACAGCTTCCTCCTAACAAGGCTGTTAGGGCCCTGGGTGTGGTGGGTTCATCGGCTGGGAGTGGGGTGTCTGAGTATTGTTGGCCATCTGCTCACCTGGAGTCCAGAGCTCTCAGTCCAGCTGAGGCTGCATATGTGGACCTTCTGTCTCCTGCCCTGGGTGTGGTGGGTTCATCGGCTGGGAGTGGGGTGTCTGAGTATTGTTGGCCATCTGCTCACCTGGAGTCCAGAGCTCTCAGTCCAGCTGAGGCTGCATGTGTGgaccttctgcctcctgggacCTCCTGGCCCAGTCAGGCTCAGTGTCTGTTGCTTTCCAGAACCCCGGCTACTACGACACCCAGGCCAAGGACCTGGGCATCTGGCACGTGCCCAATAAGTCCCCCATGCAGCACTAGAGAAACAGCTCCCTGCTGAGGTACCGCACGGACACTGGCTTCCTCCAGACACTGGGACATAATCTGTTTGGCATCTACCAGGTACAGAGGGCTGCTGGCTGGGACTGGTTTTCATGGATGTACAGAGAAGCAAGTGTTAGAGGTTGGGCAGGAGTCATTTTTTAATGGACCTGTCTCCCATGTTCTTCTAACCCAGATTTGCTGATGGCTTCTGTTGCTTCTCTTGGGAATTCTAAGCCAGGCAAGAGAAAAGACCTATTGGAGAGGACAGCTGGGGCAGGAAGAGTGTGGATGCgtcagggagaaggagagagagataatGAAGTGGTCTAGGCTGCCGCAGAAGCACAGCTCCTGCCTAACTGGCAGCAGTGCCAGGGAAAGATTCTTATTTTGACTGGTTTTGAAGTAATCTCAGTTACTGAGAAAGCACTGTTTCCCCTCTATGAATGGCAGCATCCCAGGAGATGCTGGTAATGACAAAGCTATTGTCTTTACTCCATGActttttctgtgttctttgtAGAAATATCCAGTGAAATATGGAGAAGGAAAGTGTTGGACTGACAACGGCCTGGCGATCCCTGTGGTCTATGATTTTGGAGATGCCCAGAAAACAGCATCTTATTACTCACCCTATGGCCAGCGTGAGTCTTTAATGATCCTCTGAACTCCTAGTAGGAAAGGGAATACATTCAACTATGCTAGGTAACAGTTACGCATCCGACTGAAGCCTGGTTTTCTTCTGTAATGTTCCCTATATTGCCCCACTTGATTTGCGTGGCTGCCTTTGAGATCTGAACTTTATTAACTTCATTTTAGGAAACTGAAGCACTGAGAGGTTTAGAAACTTGCGAAGATCACAAGGCATATGTGGAAGAATCAGCAATTGGGGTGAGGAAATTTGgctccagactttttttttttgagacggagtttcactcttgttgcccaggctggagtgcaatggcgcagtctcagctcactgcaacctgtgcctcccaggttcaaatgattctcctgtctcagcctaccaagtagctgggattacaggtgcccaccaccatgcccagctgatttttgtatttttagtagagatgtgatttcaccatgttggccaggctggtctccaactcctgacctcaggcgatccgcccccttcggctcccaaagtgttgggattacaggtgtgagccaccgcgccaggccaggcCCAGACTCCAGAGTCTTTACTCCTAACAACCCACTCTCAGCCCTGCAGGAGCTTATTAGGACCAGGCCAGGTCCATGTGCACAGAACAACCAAAAAAAtggtgagactttttttttctattgtgagTTTATTTTGTGTGAAGCCAAAGTTGGTAGCATAGTATGCTTCGCAGAGGCTAAGCATATATTATAGAACTCAAAGCTGTTATTATTTACATTTGGGagttgagattttaaaataaaggagaaaagaaaaatgtaaacaggAACAGAGTGAATACATCTGTTAATTTCTGCAACTCAGCCCTTTGAGATGTTTAGTGGTGATCTTCCTGCAGAGTTGAATTTCTCTTCACAAGCCTCTGGCAGATGAGGAGCCCTCTCTGAGGACCAGCTCTTGGTCGCTGGGGTTGGGAAAAGGTCCCTCTTAGCTAAGTTTGAGGCCAGGATGCACCAGCCGTTGACCACAGGAGTGCTGGGCTCCACCAGTACAGCTGGAGTGTTGGGCTGTAGCCTGAGCTTTGGCATCGAGAGCCTCTGGGCTGGTCTAACGAAAGCAATTTCTAGCATCTTCCTTGAATGCTGTTTTCTGCCTCTTGTTTTCAGGGGAATTCACTGCGGGATTTGTTCAGTTCAGGGTATTTAATAACGAGAGAGCAGCCAACGCCTTGTGTGCTGGAATGAGGGTCACCGGATGTAACACTGAGCACGTGAGTCTCTGTGGGGACCACAGGGACCTGTGAGTAAGGTCGAGTTTGTCAGTGTGtgttggtatgtgtgtgtgtgttgagtgtggtatgactggggtgtgtgtgtatgtgtgtgggagtGTGACCTTCTCTTGCTCATTGCTGGGCTTCAGGGGCCAGTGCTGTGGGACCCTTTGTCCAGGGATACACATCCTGTCCCTTTGAGGACCAAAATCAAGGGGTGAGGCTTCAAAAGAACCATTACTGGGTGCTCAGCCTTTGTGAGAAAACACTCAATCGCTTGGAGCTGGGGTGATTCTTGTGTGCTGAAACATTCAGTAGAAGTCTTTAGAGCTGAGATTCCTTGAGAAACACAGGTGTTGTTTTCCCTCATCTGAGGTTTATATTTCAGAGAAAACCTGGGCCTCCCCAACCTTAGCCATGGTTTGCCTAGATATACACTGCACTGGGGAGCTGCTGGGACAGTTCGGACATCACCTTCTAGAAACCTCACTCAGGCCATCCCTCGTGTGGTTGAAATGTTAAGGCTCAGGAATCCCGAATGGTGGGATTGATAAATTCCAAAGATTATAAATGGAATACCagttgtattaatccattctgtcactgctataaagaaatactggccaggcacagtggctcccgcctgtaatcccagtattttgggaggcaaggcaggtggatctcttgagttcaggagtttgagaccagcctgggaaacatggcaaaacttgtctctacaaaaaatacaaaaattagctgagtgtggtggcgcatgcctgtggtctcagctacttgggaggctgaggtgggaggatctgcttaagcctgggaggtggaggttgcagtgagccaagatcacaccactgcacaccaacctgggtgacagagtgagaccctgtctcaaaaaaaaaaaaaaaaaaaagaaaaaaatatctgaaactggataatttataaagaaacgaggtttaattggctcatggttctgtaggctgtaccgTAAGTATagcggcttctgcttctgggaaagcctcaggaagcttccaatcatggcagaaggcaaaaaaggAGTGAGGTGTCTcccatggcaggagcaggagcaaagGCAGGGGAGGcgttacacacttttttttttttttgagacagagttttgctcttgttgcccacgctgaagtgcagtggcacgatctaggctcgccgcaacctctgcctcccaggtttaagtgattctcctgcctcagcctcccaagtagctgggtttacaggcatgtgccaccacactgggctaattttgtagttttagtagatatggggtttctccattttggtcaggctggtctcgaactcctgacctcaagtgatctgcctgcctcagcctcccataatgctaggattacaggcatgaacctccATGGCCGGctggtgctacacacttttaaatgtccagatctcatgagaagtcactcactatcatgaggacagcatcaaGGGGCTGGTTCTAAAATCATTCATgtgaaaccacccccatgatgcaatcagctcccacaaggccccacccccaacactggggattgcaatttgacatgagattttttGGGGACCCAGGTCCAAAACATGTCACCAGGTAATA
This portion of the Pongo abelii isolate AG06213 chromosome 1, NHGRI_mPonAbe1-v2.0_pri, whole genome shotgun sequence genome encodes:
- the LOC100449334 gene encoding LOW QUALITY PROTEIN: intelectin-1 (The sequence of the model RefSeq protein was modified relative to this genomic sequence to represent the inferred CDS: inserted 1 base in 1 codon; substituted 1 base at 1 genomic stop codon) — translated: MEDEGPIESFYFARKKGTETQNQHQLLLVSSSTSYLIQVHETPRSGNNAKQIAVNQVSFLLFLIAATRGWSTDEVKTYSEEWTCSSSPSLPXSCKEIKDECPSVFDGLYFLCTENGVIYQTFCDMISGGGGWTLVASVHENDMRGKCTVGDRWSSQQGSKADYPEGDGNWANYNTFGSAEAATSDDYKNPGYYDTQAKDLGIWHVPNKSPMQHXRNSSLLRYRTDTGFLQTLGHNLFGIYQKYPVKYGEGKCWTDNGLAIPVVYDFGDAQKTASYYSPYGQREFTAGFVQFRVFNNERAANALCAGMRVTGCNTEHHCIGGGGCFPESGPWQCGDFSGFDWSGYGTHVGYSSSREITEAAVLLFYR